The DNA window GCCTTTAATGTAATTTCATCTAACCTAACTTCAACATGGATCAGATCATCCTCAGATGTTAGGGCCACACATTCTCACTTCTCTACAGTTTTCAAGTTCAAGCTCATATTCCACCTGTTGCAGACCTTTTGTAACTGGCCAAACTGGCTTAGCAGATGCTGCTACACTGAGGCTTTTGCTGACTATGGCTAAACAAGTGATGGAATACAGAGATTGCAATGATGGACACTGAATGACGAGTAGTAAAAAGTCACACTGTggtcaaagtttttttttttaccctgttAGCACGTCTATTAAATTTCTACATTTAAATTCCCAATAATCTTTATTAATAATAGGTTCCGTACTGACATTTCCCCAACATTTTGGACGTGGAGTGGAGAATTACAATAATAACCAATAAGTTCATTTCACCAGCCCCTCACACCACTTCCACTAGCTCAGAAACTCTCCCTGATATTGTTTATCAGAGATGGCTTAAGTATTTTACTTCCCATTACATACTAagctaatattaaataaaataacaagctAATTATTAATGATTGTGTAAAAAAATCACATGGGTTTAATGAAGAAAACATGGATTTAAAGAAATGTGGGGGGATGATGAAGAGTCATTACTCAGCCCGTGTCTGTAGAATTATATTCACGTCATGGTGCTATAGTACAAGCTTAAAGGAGCTATACGTTATTTCACTTTTCTGTAAAGTGCAACTGACATAAGATAGTGAAATAAACTGCTTTGTAGTTTCTTCACATTAGGGTGACCATGTATTAAACCGCTTTAGTACAGATTCACATCCAGGCCATAAATTCAAGTTAAAAGCTTGTCCACCACATCATCATTCAACCGCATTCACCTCTAAGCTCCCGTATTACCCCCTTTGGTCTAATTACACACAATTTGTCAGAGTACAATAAAAGACATTCCATTTCTGACCATATTCATTTCACTGAAGGCCTAAAGGTGCCCAATTTGAGTGATTTTTAacttttcatgtttgtttttcctgtttcctaattttgttttcttcatgtaGTTTACCTATGCCTTCATTGGTCATAGTAAGATCTCTTCAACAAAGCATTTTTTACTGTTGTCTACCATATGTGTTTGAGGCGTTTAGCAGGTAACAGCTTAATCATTTTGTTTGCATTCACAGAAATGATTTCTAACAAAAATATAGCATTTTTTGTACAAAGAAAACTTTTGTAGTACTTTCTATTGGTGCGGATGACAAAGATGTAGCCTCCTGTATCTGTTAAGTATTCTAAGCCACACATTCATTTTAACGCCTCAGAATGATGCACGTCGAAACCTGTGGTTTAAATGCCTAGTGAGACTGGTATCCCGTTTCTCAGTCTTTGATCATCTGTTTTCTTGTTTAATCAGTATATTTTGTGGATCTGTGTGTTTTAGGCTGTTGGAGGTGGAATCACTGTTTGAAGTGGCAACatccaaaaaaaagaaaaaaaaaaaaaaaaagaaagaaagtaaaaaaaacgaaaaagaaaaaaaaacataaattgtAAGAACATGGAGTTGTTGGGTGACCATTCTGTATCTTCATCTAAGAGGGTTTAAGTCATCTGCCAGTGTGATTTGCCATTTTGGGAAGGGACAGTATTCATCCATCAAGGTGATTGATGCTAATGTCcagaaaatacagaataaaGTTATAATAAAAAAGGTTGAGAAAAGAATTTGAACATATTTCATTTACTCCAGTCCACTTTGTCTCATCAATTACTGTCATGttaaatacattatattaaaatttGTGTGCAATTTGGTTACAAACACTAGCAAAGACCAAAAACTTTAGcaaaaaaacccccaaaacTTAAACTTATTATTGTAAGTTATTATATGTTAATACTTTCCCTATGGACATGCTTGATATCAGGAGAAGCAGGGATTAATTAATACACCCAGATGTTATTTTGATCTGACCTTAAAGCCCTGAGGCAAGACTGAGTCAAAGAAATGAATCTGCGTTTTGTATTTGAGATTAAAAAATGTGCACTGAAATTGACACAAAAATTATGCTtcatacacagtaaattcaccagtgttaaatcaacactattagtgttaaattaacactgttagtgtaataattttacACTCTCactgttaacactaatagtgaatttactgtgtgtaaaatgcagcttaatttttcaaaaaatgtttttgttagaTGTGTCTTATTTTTACAGTCACTTGGCAAGGCTGTTTGTTCCTGGAATAAgtccattatttacattatttactgATGAACATCTAGCGTGCCAGTCAAGAAAAATGCAACCCTGACTTGACTGTATAATGACTCTGTCACATGCGTAACTGTACAAGTGCTGTCACACAGTGTAGGCAGAAGATATATGTGCATAGATAATAACTGATCACAGAGCTCTCTCAATGTTTATAGCTACCACATTGCACTGGATCATTGTACAAAGCACCCATTTGTCCAGAGGCTTCCAGACACTGCTGCTAACTTGTAAAATTGTCTGTTTTAAGGTACAATTTCTGACATATGTGTTTGGTTCACAGTTTGTATAATGTCCAtaaaaaggcattaaacaaaacacCAACACTTTTGGGATAAGTTGGAGTATTGTTTGTCACCCAGAAATAAACAATCCAGCTACAATTACAATATCTGCTGCTGCTGAGGCAAGAAAAAGCAGTAGTAAAGTTCTTCATTTGCCAAAAAGGTATGTCTTTTTAAATCATGTGTGATAAGGTTTATGAGTTATTTTGTTAACAATGGCTAAACAATTCCACAACTCAAGTTCAGCACATGCTTCCATAACTTAACTTAAAATGTGTATCTGTATTCTGTGAAATCTGTAATACAGAAGCTGTGCTTAaattcctcattcattcatacatttattcacTGATCTTCTGAGTCATTATCCTGGTCAAAGTCATGGTGGCATGATcccaccctggacagggtgcctGTCTGTCACAAGgcatcacattcacacacctacaCTCAATGAAAATTTCATACCaacgtgttttggactgtgggagaaaaccagagcctCCAACACTGTGAAGAACAGCACATTCGTCCTCAATCAAGTAATAGTTAATCCCAGAAAATGAGAAATATGGATATTAAAATGGCCTGTGGTAATGTGTgagacatttttattatatcAATCTTTTGTTATGAATTCCATCAATATGAAACTAAGTCTGGCAAatgaacacaaatacacaagaGACTATGCTGCATTTGCTGTTTATCTGAAAAGACTCTTGAACAAAGATGGGGTTAAGAGGTTGAATTCCTGTGTCTGAAGGGGTTAGGAAAGAATTTCTTGACGGGAACAAACCTTTTGGTCAGAGGATTGCTAGATTTTGGTGTCTCGGTGTCTCTCTGTGAAGCTGAGAAGAGAAGATTGAAATATTTAGATCAATTAATTACATTCTACATTAcctttaaaacaataaatagtTTACTTAGGTGTCACTTTGAAGGACACTATTGTGAAATAATCAGACTTGAGTTTGTCCATTGTTCTTACACTCTTCTTGAGAATTCCCTGAAGATGAGCTGAGCTGATGATAGTCAGACACAGATGCAGGACAGACTTGACTGGATTTCTTGATTAAAGAGAACATAAAAACTGGATTCAGTGTTAAAATGAACACAGTCAATCTTAGTGTGTGAATCACAAGTGAGTGTTTTGATAAAAttattacaaaagaaaaaattatCTTACGTTTATTCTACTACAGATGCCAGCAGCTTGTTTACCGGAAATTAAATTAACCCAGTTACTGCTCTTTTTCACAGCCACAGGGGCTGGATCTGAGGAACGGTTGTCATTTAACAGACAGGAGCTGGAACAGTGAGACTGATCCTGGCTAGAGGTGCTGACCTTCTCCAGTGTTTCTTTCCCCACTGCGCTGTCAACTCTTCTTGGTGTTTTTGATGGTGCAGGAGAATTAATATGCAATTCAGGGATTTGATGATTCCTCCCAGACTCCTCAAGCAATGCCTGTTGTTCGTCCTTTTCTTGAGAGCTGAAGCAGGTCAATGACTTGTCCTGAACATCAAGAGTTGCACTAGTGCACTCCACATCTCCATCAGAGGCTGCACCTAAAGCTAAGAGATCTGCTTCATTTGAGAGTGTCTGCTTGTGACTCAGCAGGTGGAGGAGCATACTGTTAATGGACTCTTCAGCAAAACTGTAGATCTGATCTGAAGGAAGCTGGACAGTGTTCCTCAGAGCGTTCCTCTGCCATGCAATTTCTAGAACTGAATCTGAAGACCTCCTTTGAACATATGAAGATTCAGTGATGTTTCTGAAAATTCCTTCTGTAAATTCTGTCAGTCTCTCTGCATGTTGGCGGATGAGCTCATCGGGTATCAGATGCTGCAGTTGGTTGATTTTAGTGTGGGTTGTTTGCAGATTCTGGGAGACAGATTTGTCAACAATAAAATCATCTTCAGAATAAGTGATTTCCCCTGGATCTGAGGTGGAAAATGACAAGGCAGCAGTTTTACTACCAATTGTAGACACATTGAAGGGTGAAATTGTTGATGCAGCTTGCATTGACCCATTTTCATCAGTTTCTGCGACTGCAGGGCTAATGCCTTTGGGTGCCTTTTTACCACTTCCCATGAGATCATGTAGAACATTTTTCAcctttttgaaaaatgtgtgtgattcCACCTCCATTTCAGAGGGCTCAGCTTCAGTGGAGATGCTGGTGATGGAGATGTGTGAGAAGGCATCAAGACCACTCAGCATTTCAGAGCTGCTTTTAACTACTGAGATCTGAGATTCTGCATATCTGTCTAAGGCCTCTACAACAGTTTCTGCAATGTCCACTGCAGTGTTCTGTAAATCTGTTGAGCTTAAATGTGGACATGACAGAGAGGACGCTTCGCTGGAAGAAGTGCTGGATTCAGAACTTGAAGCCTGTGTGGATGCTGATTTGACTAAAACATCGCCCACTATCTGAACAGCCTCATTCAGGAACTCCTCTGGCCTCATTATCCTCATTGAAGGCTGTTCAGGAGGTGGTGAGGACAGGCACCGAAACTCTGGCTTGCGAGAGCGGGGCTTGGCGAGAAGTATCTCACTCTTGTAGTGCTCCACAACCTTCCCAATAATCTCTTGGGTACAAGAGTCTATTTGGACCTGGAACCTTGGACATACTCTCAGAGGAGATGTTCTAATTTGTCTCAAATTCCCAGATTCCAGATCTGCATCCTCTTTTGTCAGTTTTGTCTTTGTTGATTCTGCCTGTTGGAGCCCAAGGTGAAATCCAAATACTTTTTTGTGGACACTCCTATACAGTCTGCGAGCAGCAGAAACAAAGTTCGTTTTTGGAGGTGTTGTTTCATCCTCACTTTCAAGATCCACCTGGTCAGATAAAGGTTTCTGCAAGGTTGTACTAATGCAGGAAGCAGTAGAATCTGTAGGAATTGATGTTGCCAAGGATGGAACAGATGGGCTCTCAGTCGACTCTAGCTCCTCTTCTGTTATTTCAAGGTCTGACTGGCACAGAAGAGTAGAAAAACTACGAGAAGCAGCTTCTCCATTAACAAACACAAATTCAGGAAATGAGATGTCTTTACTTCCCTTCAAATCCCTGGACTTTAAACTCCTTTTGGAAGATGATCTACTGGAACTACTGATTTTTTCCAGTTCCTGCATCATTTCATGTATTCTCCAGTCAGACACCACAGTCACTTCGGAGGATGCATCTCCTGTAGTTATTTGGCCATCTGAAGGAGGACTTGTCGAATGATAAAGAGTAGTGACCTTTGGAACTCTCGAGGGCCCAGCGGTCATTTCAAGGTCAGAAACTCTCAGTAGCTCTGTTTTGCTTTCCTTCATAGACTGCTTGGT is part of the Hoplias malabaricus isolate fHopMal1 chromosome 4, fHopMal1.hap1, whole genome shotgun sequence genome and encodes:
- the LOC136695123 gene encoding uncharacterized protein — translated: MQNERKCKGGGRSSGRETPPDLPSSPTSLEYFQGVFDIISSLSDEEWNTLTIDVPYTGTKEQFASLYTKLMIFMSKTAMKSYIPSLLHVLGMKVVLAAEEKMKLKNAASVSVYLPDRSAASSENSAQSSPVDLSNMVCDTVEEFMNEVNVLLQAAVGNVASCKASSFSNNWQMVCSHVASEMMKIMEAKIENTALREDAKKCEIDTEATTGEIIIVVLNMMKGSSEGRTDENVSDLLTIAAERIRQMSTPLKSEESPSVENMIQKPQLQQEELQAIATKAVSQVLLNSAGVWEKASSSSDFPSSPRMEAMAEAGFPTLLTQKTSTEIVNIITENMDMLPSSSSSSIERKDDHSGGFPAMNEMFHRIHDKVKDFYRMTKQSMKESKTELLRVSDLEMTAGPSRVPKVTTLYHSTSPPSDGQITTGDASSEVTVVSDWRIHEMMQELEKISSSSRSSSKRSLKSRDLKGSKDISFPEFVFVNGEAASRSFSTLLCQSDLEITEEELESTESPSVPSLATSIPTDSTASCISTTLQKPLSDQVDLESEDETTPPKTNFVSAARRLYRSVHKKVFGFHLGLQQAESTKTKLTKEDADLESGNLRQIRTSPLRVCPRFQVQIDSCTQEIIGKVVEHYKSEILLAKPRSRKPEFRCLSSPPPEQPSMRIMRPEEFLNEAVQIVGDVLVKSASTQASSSESSTSSSEASSLSCPHLSSTDLQNTAVDIAETVVEALDRYAESQISVVKSSSEMLSGLDAFSHISITSISTEAEPSEMEVESHTFFKKVKNVLHDLMGSGKKAPKGISPAVAETDENGSMQAASTISPFNVSTIGSKTAALSFSTSDPGEITYSEDDFIVDKSVSQNLQTTHTKINQLQHLIPDELIRQHAERLTEFTEGIFRNITESSYVQRRSSDSVLEIAWQRNALRNTVQLPSDQIYSFAEESINSMLLHLLSHKQTLSNEADLLALGAASDGDVECTSATLDVQDKSLTCFSSQEKDEQQALLEESGRNHQIPELHINSPAPSKTPRRVDSAVGKETLEKVSTSSQDQSHCSSSCLLNDNRSSDPAPVAVKKSSNWVNLISGKQAAGICSRINKSSQVCPASVSDYHQLSSSSGNSQEESSQRDTETPKSSNPLTKRFVPVKKFFPNPFRHRNSTS